GGAAAATTGTGAGTTCCTGAATTTCAGGTATATTAACACCTTCTTTTTAAAtgagcatttgtttttattttactgataagagataattttcatataatatattctgattacagtttcctcacCTTCAACTCATCTGATGTCCTTCCTGACTCTCCTCCCATTCAATTGAATTCCCTTTCTATCTCTTACTATATAATGGTCTTTAGAAATTTCTTTCCTGTGCTGTTCAAAATGAGACCCAAGTGAAACAAGCAGAAGAATCTGTTCAGAGGGATCAGAGAGAGGTGTTGGTGACCACTGGAGTTGCAGCATCTTTGTTAGGATTCTCCTATATGGTTAGGTTTCAAGTCTTCCAGATTCATGACTCTGTGACGTGGGTGGGGTGCAGAAAATTTTCTTGCAatgcctctttctttttctttaattttatattaggCACATGATTTTCATTCATACCACAGCAAAGGTAAATCTGTAGCAGCAGCCAGCACTGCACTGTCCAGGCATCCCCTTCCAATTTTGTTGTAGAGAGGGCTCTAGTGAAGGAAAACAGGAAATGGGAGAGTACTGAACCCTTTTCAGTGTATTCTTCTCCTTTATCTTGTAATATTTTTTCAGTAATCATAATGGAATTTGTTATGCATTTCTTTCTGATTCAAGATAATATGTTTGAGAATGTACTAGTTGATTCTATATGCATAATTGTGGCATTTCCAGTATACATATCATAGATGGGAAGGACCCATGACTAGTGTGGATCATTATTTCATGAAGCTCTCTTTTCTGTGTCCACAGGTTCCCTTAGAGAAGAATGGACTCAGAAAATGTCTCATTGGTGACTGAATTCATCCTGGTAGGATTaacagaccagcctgatctccagatacccttgttctttgtgtttctaGCAATGTATCTGGTCACTGCATTGGGAAATTTGTGTTTGATCATTCTGACTTTGCTGAATTCTCACCTCCACACGCCTatgtacttttttctctttaacttgTCCTTTATAGACCTCTGCTATTCTTCTGTATTCACTCCCCAAATGCTGATGAACTTTGTGTTAAGGAAAAATGTAATACCTTACACTGAATGTATGACCCAAGtctacttcttttgtttttttgttatttctgaTTGTTATGTGTTGACTTCAATGGCCTATGATCGCTATGTGGCCATTTGTAATCCATTGTTGTATAATGTTGTTATGTCTCCTAAATTATGTTTGATCCTTATGCTTGGTTCCTACTTTATTGCATTTTCTGATGCTATGGCTCACACTGTATGCATGCTGAGACTGACCTTCTGTGATGCCAATGTCATCAACCACTACTTCTGTGATATTCCTGCTTTGCTCCAGCTCTCCTGTACGAGCACCTATGCCAACAAGcttgtaatttttattgttgGGTGCATCAACATCATTGTGCCTACTTCAACTATTTTCATCTCCTATGGTTTCATCCTTTCCAGCATATTCCACATCAGTTCCTCTGAGGGCAGGTCCAAAGCCTTCAGTACCTGCAGCCCCCACATCATtgctgtttttctgttctttggtGCAAGTGCACTTGCATATTTCAAACCCTCCTCAGCTGGGTCTAGGAATGAAGGAAAaatcttttctgtcttttataccAACGTGGTTCCCATGATGAATCCCTTAATCTACAGTTTGAGGAACAAAGATATTAAAGTTGCCCTTAGGAAAACACTGAGCGTTAGGAACTTTTGACTGGATGGGGTTGTCTTTATGCCTCTTATTTTTGCACAGAGTTTCAGTTGGTGGGCTATATTTCATTAGGATActtctgtctttttccccttcaaaatattctactttttattttgctttttgtccaGTTTCAACAAACAGAAACTATTGGTGTAATCCTGAAACCttatctgttttttctttctccataaaaGGAAGTCTGAGTCATTTAGATTTGGTTTCAATATTTCCAgagtttcccatttctttttttgtcatttttaccaTTTTCCATGCtctgtattatttaaaaatagtcaCTGAAACAACTTTCCCTTTCCCCATTCATTAAAAATGTACTTTGTCCCCCTCTAACAATCTAAAAGAGGTCTTCATCAAATGGTCAAGTGAATTAATACTAGGATGGCAGTTTCAACTGTGTGTGGTTTCTCGTTTTGAATGTATTCCTTTGAATGTGTAATTCAAACATCtgattctgttttttctttacatcttccactgaaaaacagcaacaacttaTCCCTTTCAACTGCCAATGTAACAGGTATGACTCATTGGTAACTAATAGCTCAATGAAAATTCTAGAATATCTTAATTTTTCTATGTTTCAAGCAAACTATTAACTCATgtgttcttttaaacatttttattttggaaatatgaGCATGAGAATATATTTCATCCTTGGAACTGGATTATGGCTTGTCTGTGGGGATACCTGTATGTAGGGTTGCAGCAGTATTcactttattttgaattattccTTTGGTTAGAAGAGTCCAGAGTCCAgggttggtttcttttttgtttttttgttttttttcagtagGTAGTTAAGTTCATCTACAAattggaaaatgaaatatttttaatgattcaaGTGTCTAGAATTCACGAAAAGCAGACCTGGGACAGAAAATGTGCCTACAAAGTTGTTAAACTAGGAGCcaagaagacagacagagcttTTCCCTGAAAAGACTCACCGAGACATTCTGACAATCATATTACCATCTGAATCCTAACTTTCTTCTGTAGAACATTGCAaatatttctttgctttattaATTTCACATTATTCTTCACACCCACAATGACTTTGGGTTAATAGTGTTTATAATAATGAAGATTGCTTTGTTGGGAAATGAAGACAGGCTACATATTTGTGTTCAATTTTGGGAGGACAGCCAAGTCAAGGAATAAAGAGCAGAGTGGTCATTGAGACACTAATAGGAAGAAGGCTTCAGACAGTGCAGGGTAGAAAATTGAAGCTTCTTTTTAAGGCTTCTTTTACCTATTCTGTAAGAGCCTGGAAATATGAGGACTAAAACATCTTTCTTGATAGGTTAAAAAGCTTGAGTTAattgacaataaagaaaactttaacCCAATGGAAGATTTGGAGACAAGTTAATTGTCTCCCATCATAGTTGAATTTCATATGGGTTTCCCATATGGAATTTCActgcaaaatgaacaaaatatttccaaaatggaCTGTGTTTATATAATCAAGGTATCCTGAACAAAAATATTCCACATAATTATATTCTACATAAACCATGAAGATCTGGATTTTCTCTTCTGTGAATCAATGTGAGTAGATAAAATGTTTATAGTCAAGAGTCATTTTAAAATAGTCACATGAAACATTAAAAGTTGCAATAACTGTGGCAAGCCTCTTCATTCCATAGAGAGGCTGTCCTCCACAGTGTGTGGAGAGACAGTGGAGCCCTGTGcatcatgttctctctctttttacttttttcaaaTCTCTCTTAGTGAGGGAAATTAACACATTTTCACATATGAATGTAACAGCAATTATGAACAGAAGTAAAACATAACCATCAGAGAGGGCAACCCTTTGAAGTCAATACaggacacacccagacaccaagTTCTCAGCATAAAGGAGGGACAAGTTGGACTTGGACTTGGAAGGGGAGAGGTGCTGCCTCTGGATCTGCACACTGCAAGAgcaaatagaagcagaaacagaaggtttagttgtttgtttgtttgttttacagtagtgggtctttaaagagaaaatggaggaattTGTGCTAGGGTAAGTTGGGAAGTCCTAATTGGATAGGTTAGCCAAATAATGGATTTTGATTGTTGGACCTTAGTGTTTTGTCTCCAGAATCAGTGGCCTGATAAGGGAATGGACCTCGGGAGATAATTTTAGGAATCCAATATAATGACTTTAGTAAGGCAGAACTAAAGGAGGAAAGGGATAAAAAACCTGTCTGCACCATGTTTGCCAAGCTTCAGCATGATAAAGAGCCCTTCAATATCTATGGCCCAGATGCCTGTGGCATTGGGATGAGACGATTGCAAAGATGACTGTGTTCACTTCTGCTACAGAATAGACATTTGCTAATTTTTATTGCAGTGAACATTCTCAGGACTGGTCCAGACAGTACAGACATGATGCTAATAATGATTatgctttttctccttttcctttgtcCTCACATGGGCAATATTTAGATAATGAGGCCTCCCTTAGGTCCTCCAACTATGAAGGAAGCCAGCAATTTATTTtcacataagataaaatattgATGAATAGAATAATCATCTATGTATTCATGCTAGATTGAAGCAGGCACTTAGTTGATCAAGGCCAGCACTGATAATTTTGCAAAACCTCCCTTGATAAAAAAGCTGAGGAGTTATGAGTGCTTGTTTAGTATGTGTTAATAATGGGAGTAAAACCCAAGTAGcacaaacaacaacagtaacaacaacaaaattatcttACTGTCTGAATGTTGTCCAGTTGTGAATGTCTGTGTTTGTTCCTATCTATGGCAGGAGGAAGCTTCACTGGTGAAGGCTGAGTAAGACACTCATCTATAAGTATTACACAATGTAAATTAGAAGACAAGGAATTAGAAACAGTACATTTGCAGAGGTGAGGCATATAGCGAGCATGGACAGAAGAATATAAGTGAAATGATTGAAGAGAGAGGGAATGCTAAGACAGAGGGGATGAAGCATGTAGTTGATAGATGAAGATAGAGAAACTATGAAATAGGTAAGGCTTGATCAAAATAAACTGCATGAAGCATCTGTTTAGTTTAAGGAGGAACCATACTGAAGCCATTTTGGATAGAACTTCCATTTTGTATAAGGGCCAAATAACGTTCAAGTTCTCAAGGCATCCCCAGACCTCCCTGGGTAACTAACATCACTGACATCTTGGTTGGCAAGTTGAGACATGAATGCTGGGCAAGTCACCTAACCACAGTTGGGCAAGGCCACCAATTAAAACAAGATAAGTACACCACAGGCAAAGGTTCCTAGGAAAGTCCCTAATATTTGAATTCTGATTGGTGAAAAATGTAACTTTAACTTGGCACAGACATTTGTGATTTTCAGGCTTAAAAGCTCTGTAACAATCTGTCTTGGGTAGCAGTTCAGCTCCCGAGTCTGTTTTGCTCTCCTGATCAATCAGTAGCGGCTTGATTAcactgaatatttgttttctgcGTTGATTTTGTATGTGAGTTGTGTTGGACTTACCCAGACCCTATAACATTTAGGAACCAATGATCTTGCTCTCTAActaaaaaaatataataagagaAAATAGAACAATGATATAAACATACAGGAATGGAAATACTGGGAGATTAGggtataaaaaatagaaattgagcatgaaagaaaagagatataAAGATGTTTTAACTaagagtatgtatgtatgaagaAGCCTTATGCAATATCACTAGTTTGTAAgctaattgaaaataaaattttgagcAACAGCAATATAAATTGTTTAGGGAATCCATGAGAGACCCCACTGGTCAACAACTCAAAAAGAGGTAACACATACCTAGTACTGGGATTGTGTTTGATTGTCTATGGTGTCTCAGTGGGGCATGATTCCCCAATTAAAGTCCCCATAGTGACTTCTATGTATGTAGATCTTTATGCTCTGTGAAGTTTCtgcagtagtaggtttccatgtaCTCAGTCTATAAGTCCTCATGTTAGTCATCCCTTCCCCCACACCCATTCTTCCATTGTTCTCTTATTCCAGCATGACTTAGTCCTTTATTTCCACCATTTATATTTCCTCCTTTGCCAAGGTCTTACCACAGCTCAGGTTCAGGTtctgagacacagaaagggagTTGGTGGAAGAGGAATTGTACTGCCACCAAATAAGTTTCACAGAAGTGGCTGGCTCCAAATAACTTGAgtcatctttatttatactttaaaacaaTTGTGAGTTAACAGCATTAATCTCTGgcaaaaacaaatatgttttaCCCCACAACTTTTTACAGCAAAAATCctttaagataaaaacaaagcttaACATTGTGCTAGCTTGGCTAAATATCCAGGCAAGCACATCCTGTCCTTACAAAGCTAAAAGGTGATAAACATAGGCACACTTTCCCAAGAACAACAATATTGTTCAAAACTTAACAAAGCATATTTATAGAAACAAGTTATTTGTCGTAGGTTGCCTAGGTCCTGCATGCATAAGCCTCCCTATAACAAACCTAACAAGCCTCAGTTCCCAGGGAATTTTAGGGGAaaatctttgagaaaaaaaaatggggtttcCCAGAATAATCACATCTGTAATATGCATGACTAACAAGATGACACTAAAAACTGCCCAAGGAATCATCAGCATTATGGGAAAGAAGAGAGTGTGTAGTCAGCATCATTCAGAACTGTCCTGAAGTCCACTGGTTCTTGCTGATTGAGAGACTATCTCCACAGGCCTTGCCTCATGAAGACCCACTGGACAAGTGCTCATGTCTTCTGAAACGAGGCTGCACAGCTGCCAAAACTCTTTAATATCACCAGTTTTCTATGCCCCCAATCTTAAAGCCAATCCCATGGACCCTGACTAGTTTTCTGACATTTATATGCATTCTGACTTAAATGCATACACATCTGAAGACTGaaatataacattattttatGGAAGATAATataagttgtttgtttgtttctgtgatacTCCATTCAGAATGACTATTTCTGGcttcattaatttattcataaTTACATTTTTTACACTGAATAagattcatttgtgtgtatgtttattatCAATTTATCAGCTGATAGAGAGCTGTTGCGCTTGATTTTCATCTGGAATCTGATAATAAATTTTGATTGTTGAAGAAGTTTATTTTGCCTGAGAACATACTTGATCCATAGGAAATGGAGGAGTGAAGCTGGTAGTGACCTAAAAGCCTCATCCCCACTGGCCAGATTTCATAGTGCAGGATGGTTCTAAGCATAatctaggaaagaaaaataattaacagtTTTATCTAGCTTTAAACCTCATAACTACAGTAATGACTAGTCTTGGTAGACATACTCACTGATACAATGATGACACAAATGTTATGAGAGTATTCTGCCTTATGATTAGATTTAAAGCTCATAGTACAACATAGAAACTCATACTTGGTAAAGTTAACTGAACCTCAAATCTATGACTATATATGTAATAGCTATAGGGGAGAATTTAAtactattattctactaaatatacacagaaacaaattgtcatatatatatatatatatatatatatatatatatattatatatatatatatataatgtcttTTCACCCCCATCAGGgtaatttattataaaaacaaattgtGATTAATACAAAGACTCATAACTGATAAATTTACACAGAATAAGAGAATAAGGAGTGCTCCACTGTAAATGGGGGAACTATTCTAAAGATAATCAGTTCAAGATCTATTTTGCTGTGTCGTCCATTCCAAGTtagtggtgtcttcagcaacagggtatTGTCATTTAAATATGGTGGGAAACCAACAGCAATAGAATAAACTGTATTTTTAGTTATACTCCTGAAGCCTTCATGACCAATAGGAAAGTGTCCCATGTCTGACCCAGATTTTCATTTGATAACCCATGTCACTTGAGAGATGCATTATTCACTATTGCAGGGTAGCTCTTTTTAACCACTTTTTCTCAAGGACTGTGCTGTTAAGAGGGGGTGGAAATGTTGTCAGAGCCAGAGGGAGTGGACCTCTACATCAAAATATTATTCTCTGTCCATGGCAGTATAATTGTTGTTATGtcagagggagagatggggaagaattggaagggagaggaaggctgGTGGGCTTTATCAGAATGCATTAAATGATTataggaaattctcaaacaataagaaacttaaaaatataacattACATAGGAAAGTTTTTCCCTCTGGGCTAGCATTTATTGTGCTTAGGCATTTAATGTACTTTATAGGCTCCTGGGGAAAATAAACAATGATGGTCTTACATAGCATTCGGCTCTGCATTCACTAATACCAACCTGATATCAGCATGTACctattggtgcaatagtggcatgataATTGTGGGATAACTAACTGGCTACAGATTGGATCTGAGGCATGCAGTTCCATATCTGATACTGTAATCCTGGTCCAAAACCCTAATTTTGGGGTTAAGTACTTAAGTAGTCAAATTGCATTccaaatttttatgtttatatgataGAAGTAGAATGCTGTCAACCAGATcatagaaatttctttttgttgtgtgcTGGAGTCAATGTAGAGAAACATAACTGGCCAAATAGCTGAGAAGAGACTGAATGATCAACCTTAAATGGAACATCTTTATTAACTCAACCTTGCTACCGCCAAGCCTcagtgtagggagagatcttactaggtacctgtagCGCTGACCAGGCCCTTTTGGGCATGTTCACAGGTGCATATGGGGCATGTGGGGTATAGGTCTGGGGAGGGGAAGCAGGGGTCTCTCTGGGGGTTCTGGTCGGGTCTTGGAAAGCTGCTGAGACTGGATGCTCAGAGCAATGAcctgggttatcggtttctcGTGTAAATGATTTCCCCTCAATAAAATTAACAACGACATTCCTATCCTGTGTACGGTCATCTTCTTATAGCTCAGGGAATACAAAAGGAGAGGAggtagaaaaaatataaaagagtTGAAACATAGTGATGAGTGATGAGAAATGCTATTTTCTGAACATAATGTGGCTATTACATTTATAAGCTGACAACAGTTGTGGTTACCAGCATAAGATTTATATAAGACAAGGTCAACCAAAATTGCtacatagatggggtagatgatCTCTAGGCCCTATTACTTATTGAAGACCTATGGACAAATGACAGATATTAATAATGGAAGAatactgttctttgtttttcaggTTCTAGTGAACGGTCCTATAACAATGTACATATGGGCATCAGTAGTGTGCGTTGTAGGGGAAAGACATGAAATTAGGAGATGGGGATGTTAAGAAGATACAAGGGAAgttggaggaggaaatggggaataTGTGGTTGTTTCGAtgcctccctggggagaagaaagtgtatgggataggtagggtgttagttagggggagcaggggaagaggaagggagaactaggattgacatgtaaaacaatcttgtttctatttcaaataaaaaatggagaaaaaataaaataaatatagtgaaattctcaaagaataaaagggTTACCAAGATAGTTATTAACATTCCTTATCTAAACTGATCTCTTGAAATATTTGTAGAAGATATTATCTCTGGCTGAAACTATTCATAATCTTTTCTGTATTCTTCATATGTTTTGGAATGTAGCCATGATCATAATGATTTCATTCCAATAAATTATTTCAGTCATTAACCATATGTGctcagaaatattttatgttcaGTGTCAAAATGAGTATAGCTATTTACAGATAATAACATTGCTCACTTCCTGGaatgtatttttgttattgttgttactttagtttttttgtgactgggtttctctgcataaacccagctgtcctggaatttgctctgtagaccaggctggcatccaactcacaaatatctgtctgcctttgttttcagagtgctgggattaaaggcttggctATTATCAAACGCTGCTGACTATTTCAACTGAACTGTGATAACTAACCATCATAGTAAAAGATTAGGCTAATTGAGTTTGAAAATTATGCATAAATTTAATGTTGGATAACATTTTCAAATAAGGAGAATGgaataaatatacagaataaatataCAGCCTcatgaaaaactgaaagaaaatagatATGAATACCTTTCTCACAGTGTAACAAAATTTTCACACAGTGAGTTTTCTAAATGTAAATATTGAAAATTAAGACTTATTGAagacaataaaagagaaaagatttgTGATTTAGGGTTAGGCAAAAATAAGGtagatattaaagaaaaatgtatgggAAAGTACATAAATTGGACTTcatcaaataatatttttgtctAAAGTATAGTATTGAGACAATGAAATTATAAGCCCAACTACAGACTGAGCAAAATTCTCATATAGAAGTGTCCAGAGGTTGTTTAGAAgtaactaaaatggctgaaagacacataagaaagtgttcaacatccatagccatcagggaaatacaaatcaaaacaactctgagataccatcttactcctgtcagaatggctaaaatcaaaaacaccaatgacagtttatgctggagaggatgcagcgATAGAGGAATACTACTCCACTGTTGCTGggtgtgccaacttgtacagccactttggacatcagtatggcgtctcaggaaaatgggaatcagtctaccacaagatccagcaattccactcttaggcatataaccaaaagaagcacattcgtacaacaaggacatctgttcaataatgttcatagcagcactatttgtaatagccagaacctggaaacatcctagatgcccctcaactgaagaatggatagagaaaatgtgatacatttacacagtggagtactactcagcaggaaaaaagcaatggaatcttgaaatgtgcaagcaaatagatggaactagaagaaaccattctgagtgaggtaacccagtcacaaaaagacaaacatggcatgtattcactcatatgtggattttaaacatagaataaaggattaccagcctacaatccacacttccagataagttagtaaacaaggaggaccctaagagagacatacatggtcccctagagaagggcaaagggtcaagatctcctgagcaaattgggagcatggggggaggggaagggagctaggagaatgagaaggggagaagaggaggggtgaggagaacatgagagagcagaaagattgagtctgggaagaataaaagaaaacaagaaaggagacaccataatagaggaacacattttaggtttacagagaaatcaggcactagggaaatatctggagatctacaaagatgacaccaactaacaaactaagcaacagagggaggctaccttaaatgccctcctctgataatgagattgatgactgacttatatgccatcctatagccttcatccagcagctggtggatgtagaagcagatacccacaactaatcactgaactgaagtgaaatccagttgcagagaaggatgagtgaagagcaaaggggtccagagcaggttggtgaaacccacagaagcaggtGACCtgatggggagctcttggtctccagaatgatagctgggaaaccagcaagggactgatccagaccccctgaatatgggtgtcagtgaggagaccttagaaatctatgttGGCCTCCAGtactagatcagtacttatccctagcataggtgtggactttgggagcccattccacatagagaaatactccctgagcctagacacatgggggtgggcctaggccctatcccaaaggatatgacagattctgatggctccctatggaaggctcaccctccctggggagcagaaagggtatatgaTAGGTAGTGTTTGGTTTGGGGGGCAaaggtggggggcaggagggagacggacctgggattgacatgtgaaccaatcttgtttctaattcaaataaaaaatattacatataacaaaaaaagaagtaacaAGTAGACAAAGAATTTGATTctttaaattcctttaaaatatgcATCATTGTCATTCTTTAGGTTACAAGACTTAAAGTCATTTACTCCAATCCTTAAAcattttcagagaaaataattaagGATCTTGGAGTATATTCAGCTGCAAAtacttcatgaagatgaagaGATAAGGAATCCAACAACAGATCCCTCCATAGAGATCAAGATAATTGGGTAAATTGAGGGTTTACATTTCCATATCCACAAGAGGGAGGATTTTCCCTAAAGAGAAACTTGTATAAAATTTTGAGTCTCAAGGAAACCAGAGGCATATCATGATCCAAGTTGTAAAACAGCTAAATACtccaattcatttttatatttaaatgctaTCCTTGGGAAGGGAGTAACTTTGCTTATACCCCATTTATAAGCTAGTTGGCTAAACCATGTCATTCCCATTAAAACCATTGCTTTTCTAGTGTCAGTGTGAGAATCATAATAAAGTCATTTCTTCTGCTGTTGGAGAACACTGAAAGATCTGACCACAAAATAACTTCTGTAGTTAAGAAGTCTATTTCTAGAGCATATCAGGTAATAAGTGTTCATTGCATTCTCTTATTAGAAACAAAGATCCAATACCTTAGAATCTGAAACTACTCTTCTGTATACCCTGAAGACCAAAGGTAAGAAGTTTCTGAAAATTTcctaatatattaattttttgaaTATATGAACACCCTCCTTAATATGAGATGGACTGCAACATGCATTTCTTCCTTACCTTGTGTGATCCAGTGACTTGTAACTGTCCAAGAAAATGTTTATGGAGAATGTTAAGAGCTGTAGTGGCCATCCAAGTTGCAGGTTACCTCTTCACGGACATGACTTACACATTTTTATGTTCATGATTTTTTGTGACTTTGAGCagttaaaagaagaaaacctcCTAGCTGGATCTCTAGCTGTATGAGAGATAAACCTGTATCTGTGTTCAGCATTAAGAGGCCAGGGCCTTGACCTCcagatttatttgtgtggggaGG
This genomic stretch from Cricetulus griseus strain 17A/GY chromosome 4, alternate assembly CriGri-PICRH-1.0, whole genome shotgun sequence harbors:
- the LOC100759772 gene encoding olfactory receptor 8B3; amino-acid sequence: MDSENVSLVTEFILVGLTDQPDLQIPLFFVFLAMYLVTALGNLCLIILTLLNSHLHTPMYFFLFNLSFIDLCYSSVFTPQMLMNFVLRKNVIPYTECMTQVYFFCFFVISDCYVLTSMAYDRYVAICNPLLYNVVMSPKLCLILMLGSYFIAFSDAMAHTVCMLRLTFCDANVINHYFCDIPALLQLSCTSTYANKLVIFIVGCINIIVPTSTIFISYGFILSSIFHISSSEGRSKAFSTCSPHIIAVFLFFGASALAYFKPSSAGSRNEGKIFSVFYTNVVPMMNPLIYSLRNKDIKVALRKTLSVRNF